The genomic stretch GAAAGCTAGCTTCTAGAAACGCAGGCAATTCTTCATCTTTCGTGTATTTATTTAAAACATGTAACTGTAATGAAGGTTGCGATTTCTTTGGTGTAATCTTTTTGATGAAACGACGTGCTGTTTTTTCATTCTCAACAATATAATGATCGGTTGTTTCTATAATTTTTTTGACAGATAATGGAAGAACTTCTAAAGGTTCATTATCGCCCAAAGTCGTTGGAATTAAATATAAAATTCCGTTGGTTGCATGCATAGGTAAGGAGTTTGATTACAAATAAAACTAATTTATTACTAATTTATGATATGAAACAGCGTCATTATTTGAAATTAATTGCACAATGTAAATTCCTTTACTCAACTGACTTGTTGTAATTTTTTGATTTTCAGTAGAAATACGTGTGTTAGAAATTAATTTTCCACTAAACGAATACATAACAACTTCTTTAATCTGTGATGCTGAATTTTGGTTGTTTATTTGAAAAAAGTCTTGTGTAGGATTTGGATACAATTGATAATTGTTTGAAAGTGAATTTTCTTCCACATCTAAAGTGGTATCAATGATTTTATAAATTACTCCGTTAGATAATCCTGCGGCGTATAATTCTTTGCTTGAATCTTCGCCAAACGTGGCAATATTTCCAGAAAATGGACCGTTAAACGTCATATTCCAGGAACCGCCTGAATATTCTAATGTTCCTATTTCGTTAGTACAATAATCAGCAAAAAAGTACAATCCTTGAAAATCTGAATAATCAGCACCTCTGTAGCGATAACCGCCAGTAATAGAGCATTTAAAAGGACTTCCGCCATAATTATATTGCGCAACAGGAAATGTAATTGTTGACATTGATGGACAACCAGAAGTATTAAAAGTACTATTTCCTTCATAACATCTCCAACCAAAATTATAACCAGCATTTACAATAGGAACATTGTTGATTTCTTCTTTATTGCTTTGTCCAACATCGCCAATCCATAATTCTCCATTATCGCTATCAAAGGACATTTTCCAAGGATTTCGAAGTCCATAAGACCAAATTTCGTCCAAACCTGCAGGATTTCCAACAAATGGATTCGTAGCAGGAACTGTGTATGAAGTCGCGCCGCTCACATCAATTCGAAGAATTTTACCCAAAAGAGATTGTAAATTCTGTGCATAATTTTGTGGATCTCCACCATTTCCGCCATCGCCCAAAGCAATGTATAAAAAGCCATCGTTCCCAAAAGCTAGCGAACCGCCATTGTGATTGTTGTACGGTTGTGTAATTGTGAGTAGAATTTCTTCAGAAGTATCATCAGCAATATCAGGATTTGCGGAAGTTGTAAATCTTGCAATGACCGTATTTCCGCTAAGATTGATATAATTTACATAAAACCGATTGTTGGTTGCGTAATTTGGATCGAAAACCAATCCTAATAATCCTTGCTCATTTGCTGTAGAACGAACGCGCGTGTCAATGTCTAAAAAAGGTGTTGGATTTGTGATTCCTGCCGAATTTAAAATTTTGATGACGCCATCTTGTTCTACAATAAATAATCGGGAATCGTTGGCGTGTTTAATGTCTACGGGTCTTGTAAATCCTGATGCGAATGATTGCAGAGATACATCTTGTGAAAACAATAAAATAGGAAAAAGTAGGACAAATAATAGGTAGTTTCTTGATTTCATAGTAAAGTAGGTTTGCTTTTTTTTAGTAAGATACAAAAAAATGACAAACGCTTTTTTTACTTTTAGTTTAGGAAATTTTCTCTGCAAAAATACCACAAGCTTCATCTAACATTTGATACACATTTTCAAAACCTTGATCGCCGCCGTAATACGGATCGGGAACTTCTGAATTTGAATTTGGTGAGATTTGATTTAACATTAAATGAACTTTTGCGCGATCTTCTGAAGTTTCTGCTAAACTCACCATGTTGCTATAATTGGATTGATCCATCGCAAAGATATAATCAAATTTTTGAAAATCATTTTTTATAAACTTTC from Kordia antarctica encodes the following:
- a CDS encoding PQQ-dependent sugar dehydrogenase, producing the protein MKSRNYLLFVLLFPILLFSQDVSLQSFASGFTRPVDIKHANDSRLFIVEQDGVIKILNSAGITNPTPFLDIDTRVRSTANEQGLLGLVFDPNYATNNRFYVNYINLSGNTVIARFTTSANPDIADDTSEEILLTITQPYNNHNGGSLAFGNDGFLYIALGDGGNGGDPQNYAQNLQSLLGKILRIDVSGATSYTVPATNPFVGNPAGLDEIWSYGLRNPWKMSFDSDNGELWIGDVGQSNKEEINNVPIVNAGYNFGWRCYEGNSTFNTSGCPSMSTITFPVAQYNYGGSPFKCSITGGYRYRGADYSDFQGLYFFADYCTNEIGTLEYSGGSWNMTFNGPFSGNIATFGEDSSKELYAAGLSNGVIYKIIDTTLDVEENSLSNNYQLYPNPTQDFFQINNQNSASQIKEVVMYSFSGKLISNTRISTENQKITTSQLSKGIYIVQLISNNDAVSYHKLVIN
- a CDS encoding low molecular weight protein-tyrosine-phosphatase, giving the protein MKTKILMVCLGNICRSPLAEGILASKLNAAKFEVDSAGTAGYHVGELPDRRSIATAKQYGIDITNQRSRKFIKNDFQKFDYIFAMDQSNYSNMVSLAETSEDRAKVHLMLNQISPNSNSEVPDPYYGGDQGFENVYQMLDEACGIFAEKIS